Below is a window of Nicotiana tabacum cultivar K326 chromosome 19, ASM71507v2, whole genome shotgun sequence DNA.
cttacatatcttcacagagcttaaattggttcatattgtgaggttgagagttaATCGAGACAGGAATTTCTACTAAACATTTgaactgataattaagtgaattcgagagactcacttgaacattaaaagtgaattatctagagtttaatcccagacaattatcttgcacttatCCGATCAAAACcccattttctcccattgataacttctttgcttacctttgttgcgattgtcattagtcaatagctatagattttagattattaattatataaatcttaactgttgatcctcctggatagcaatcaagctacaAACTATGagaatattgtttaaatccaatccttgtggacacaataattatactatactatctttgactagcgagcacaatttaagtgtgtgttttgcgctcgtagCGTAGCGGggaagattccgacaatagggaaaatcataaccCTAGACTTTTCCAAATCTTGTCCATAACATTTGCTCTGTTAGTTATAAATTACTACATTTTAATTGCTTTGAAATTAGTTAGTAAACATTCAAATCattatttaatatttctgaaggttGATTACTTAAATTCGTGTGAAACTACTGTTTGTAATTAGTAGGTTAATTCCATGTGGGATTCAACTCCGAACTTATAACCCcaattatatttgcaatgaccgaTAGAACTCTTAGGAGGCATAGTtaggcatgatcaaattttggcgtcgttgccggggaattaacgaTGTTATTAATTACGGCTAAAATAATTGTTAGAATTCGTAATTTAGTCAGCTTTCTCGACTTGAAATTCATTATATTGAAACTCTAACGTTTGTAGTCTTGTGTGTtacaggtgtatgcctagaaactcctcaagaactggtgaattgtACGAAGCATTACCGGACCATGAGAAAGCTTTCAAGGCACTAAATCGAGCAAACAAGAAAGACAAACAACAATAAAACTCAACAGAACGAATCGACCTTGACATGGGTGACGTAATAGACAAcccaaacaacagaaacaatgtgAATGACCCGAACAATCAGGGTGTGGCACCTCCTGTGCCAGAATCAGCCTTGTATGATTAGGCACAACCCGCCGCTGAAAACCTAGCAACCGCAACTGCAGTTTCTCTGATAcaagaaaaatcatttcaaattacaaacaacatgctacatttgttgcagaACAGGGGACTGTTCCCGGGGTCTTATATTGAAGATCCACAACAGCATCTGAAACATTTCCTATCGATTTGTGTCACGCAAAGGCAACCGAATGTGACAGCGGAAGCAATAAGACTGTtcttgtttccattctcagtgacggGCGAGGCTCAAACTTGGCTCaattcactccccataaactccATCACTACTTAGGAGGAATTAGTCAAGAGGTTTTTGAATAAATTATACCCACCCAATAAGATTTTCCAAGCAAgttgatgagatattgagcttcGGGCAGAAACTAGCTGAAACACTGCAAGAAatgtgggagaggttcaaggggaTGTTGGTCAAGTGTCCACACCATGGCATTCCTGATCAGATGTTGGGGcaaaggttctacatgggattGGCAGACAGCTTGAAGtccaatgttgatgcttcaacAAGTGGAGCATTTTTTAGCAAATCAAACAGAGAGTGTAAGGTCTTACTTGATAAAATGGCTCAAAACAcaggatggatgacaagagactCTACAATCACTCCTGTAGGTCACTCAGTAGCTCTAGACCCAAATACCTTTATAGCTGAGAATATGGCCACTCTAATGAAGCAAATGAGTGTCCTCACTAAAAAGATTGATGAGTCGGGCCAAAAACAGGTGCACATAGTGGACACAACATATGGAAGATTATGCACCCCATGCATTAATCAATCATATGTGTGCTCATGGAGTGGTGAAAGTGACAATCAGAATTATCAAGAGAATATGAACTATGTGGGCAACTATGGAGGTCAGAAGCAAGGTGGTCAGACTTGGGGACAGCAGAATCAACAATATAGGCCAACACAGGagtagtataataataataataatcatcctAGAGCTGCACAACCACAGGGTCAGGCTGTGCCTTATCAAAGGCAACAATGGTACAATCAGCAGAATCAGTAGTTAGTTTATCAACAACCTCACAGCAACAGATAGTGCGACAAGATGATGGGTTGTTTGAAATTAAAGGAATGCTGCAACAACTCATTGGGTCTAgcgggaaaatggaagaaaaggtcCACCAGATGCAAGAAAAGGCACACCAGATGCAAGAAAAGGTAGCATCACATGACTCATCTATCAAGGGCATTGAGATTCAACTAGGGAAAATATCCATGGCTCTTAGCAATCGTCCTCAAGGGAATTTACCTGCGGATATACATGTTAACCCGAAAGAGCATGGCCCAAAGCAGCTAATGGTTATGAGTCTAAGAAATGGTAGAGATCTTGATTTAGAGCAAGAAATCGCTCGCGAGAGCCGATCAATTGAAATACTTGTGTCAGTGCCAATTGAGGTAGATTAATCAACTGAGCTAACAGAAGTAAGAGTGCAGCTAGTCCAGGAGGAAATAAACAAGGAAAAAGAGTTTGCGAATGAGACTAAGAAAGTTCAAGAGAAGGCATTAGAAAAAGTGTCTGAGCAGGATCTAACTCAAGCCACAGGAAAGAAGCGACCTCCAGCACCCTTTCCGTGGAGGTCAGCGAATATCATAAGGATGAGCAAtataagaaattcatggagatgttgaAGCAGATTCAGGTGAATATCCCATTGATTGATGCCTTAAGGGAGATTCCCgattatgcaaaaatgatgaaggacttgatgtctcgtAAGTTCAACTTTCAAGACTTGGAAACTGTTACACTGGCTCAAACTTGTAGTGTTATCATGACGAGACCCATAGCTGAGAATCTATCCGATCCAGGGAGTTTCACGATCCCGTGCACAATAGGCAgctatgcttttgctaaagcattgtgtgatttgggggTGAGCATAAACTTTATGCCCTTGTTAATCTAtaaaaggttaggcattggaagagcaaGACACACATCCATGTTACTACAGCTAGCCGACCAAACGGTGAAAAGACCATCAGGTATACTTGATGATGTACTTGTGCAAGTTGGTAAGTTTGTGTTTCtagcagattttgtcattctggaATGCCATGTTGATGTAGAGATTctcataattttgggaaggccattcttGGCCACAGGGAGAGCCCTGATTGATTGTGAAACTAGAGAGCTAAAGATGAGACTAAACAATAAAGAAATAATGTTCAATGTGCAGAAGTCTATGCGGTAACCCAGTGAGTTTGCTAATTGATCTCTAATTGAAGCCGTAGATATGATtctggaggaggaagatgaggcACTGAACGCAAAAGATCCCCTAGCAGCCTGCCTCATGAACTTAGAAGAGGTAGATGGTGAGGACTTGGCTGAGTGGGTTTTGGCCCTTAAAGGACAAGGGTACTAGAAATGAGAGCTCGAATTCGAGCCTTTACACTTGGAAGAAAGAAATACCCCTCCATTTAATCCATCAATTGAAGAGCCACCACAGTTGGAGCTAAAAACGTTACCATCTCACCTCAGGTATACTTTCTTGGGACCTAGCTcgacattacctgttattatctcatctggtttgttagatgtgcaggtagaaAAACTTTTGCAGGTTCTGAAGGAGTGCAAGACTACAATTGGGTGGACCATTgcagacataaagggtatcaacccaacattttatatgcataagattctactagaagatgggcacaaaccttTCGGAtaacatcaaagaaggttgaaccccaacatgaaagaagtggtgaagaaagaagtgatcaagtggttagatgcgggaatcatcttcCCCATATCTGACAGCAACTGGGTCAACTTAGTTCAATGTGTACCAAAGAAGGGTGGAATGATTGTAGTGCAAAAGGAGAATAATGAGTTGATCTCAACAAGAACAGTCACGGGATGGCGAATCTTTATGGATTACAGAAGGTTGAAgaccacccgaaaagaccattttccgctaccatttattgatcagatgttagatagTCTGGCGGGAggtcccatttttgcttcttggATATATACTCAGGGTATAACCAGATCTCTATTTCCCCGGAGGATAGACAGAAAATGTCGTTCACCTGTCCGTATGGCATCTATGCCTTTCGGAGAATGTCGTTTGGCATATGCAATGCGCCCGCCACATTCTAAATATGCATAATGGCCATCTTCACAAATAATGTAGAGGACATAATGGAGGTTTTCATAGATGATTCTTAGTGGTGGGGAACTCATTCGATGATTGCCTTATGAACTTGAAAAGAGTATTGAAGAGGTGTATGGAGACTAATCTGGtactaaactgggaaaagtgtcattttatggtacaTGAAGGTATAGTATTGGGACACCTAGTGTCAAGTAAGGGCATTGATATGGACTGTGATAAGGTTGATGTAATTGAGAAGTTACCTCCACCCACTTCCGTCAAGGCCATAAGAAGTTTCCTTGGTCATGTCGGCTTCTACAGGcgatttataaaagatttttctaaaattgctAAACCTTTatgtaaattgcttgaaaaatatcacccctttgtgttttctgatgactgtagggtagcttttgaggagttgaagaagaggctggtgactgcaccaatcataGTGGCACTTGACTGGGAACAACCTtttgagctgatgtgtgatgcAAATGACTATGCTGTGGGAGCAGTTCTTGGGCAGAGAAAGAATAAAGTcatgcatccaatctactatgcaAGTAGAACCTTCAGTGGTATCCAACTGAACTACACAGTGATCGAGAAAGAGATGTTAGcagtggtgttcgcatttgacaaattcaggtcatacttGATTGGCTCGAAGTTAATTTTTTATACTAATCATGTTGCTCTCAGGTACCTAATTGAGAAGAAGGGGTCAAAGTCGCGCCTGATTCGATGGGTGCTACTACTGCAAGAGTTCGACTTGGAAATCTGTGACCTAAAGGGAACGGAAAACCTAGTTGTTGATCACTTGTCCAGGCTTGAAAGAGTTGAAAAGAGGGTTGAGGTGAGGGAGATCATGGAGACTTTCCCAGATGAACAACTTTTAGCCATGAGCCTTGAGGTAGCGCCACGGGATGCCAATATTGCAAACTACCTGGTGAGCGATATTGTTCCCTATGACTTGTCCTCTATGCATAAGAAAAGGTTCTTTCATGATTGTCGCATGTATTTCTAAgatgaaccatatttgtttaggatttgtattgataacatgATTCGGAGATTTATTCCCGAGATAGATCAagcttctgttttgcaggcatgtcatgcCTCACCTTATGGAGGccattttggaggagtaaggacaGCTTCTAAAGTGTTTGAGTCGGGCTTTAATTGGCTGACGTTGTTTAAAGATGCACTCTTTTGAGTAAAGGGCTGTGATGTGTGCCAACGGATGGGGTTTTTTACCTGtcgacatgagatgcccatgagcCCAATTCAAGAGGTGAGAGTATTTGATGTATAGGGAATCGATTTTAAGGGACCATTTGTCAGCTCATATGGCAACAAGTACATACTGGTAGTtgtggactatgtctcaaaatggatAAAAGTCGTGGCACTCCCAATAAATTATGCAAAGGGAGTTATTAGTTTTCTAAGAAAAAATATCttcacccgatttggcactccaagAAAGATCATCAGTGATGGAGGTACCCACTGCAACCGATCCTTTGCAAAGGTGTTGGAGAAATATGGTGTTCACCATAAGTCTGCCACTCCATATCACCCACAAACAAGTGGGCAAGTGGAGGTGTCaaacagagaaatcaagagtTTGTTGACCAAAACTGTAAATGCTACTCGGATTGATCGGGCgaaaaaattggatgatgcactatgggcctTCCGCACTGCATTCAAAACTCGGATTGGTGTGCCACCGTACAAATTGGTGTTTGGAAAGGAATGTCACTTACCCGTGGAGTTAGAGCATAGAGCTTTTTGGGCATTAAGGAAATTAAATCTTGACATGGAGGCCGCTGGTACGAGTAGAGTCACAGAGCGTCATGAACTTAATGAGTTCCGTTACCATGCTTTTTAGAGCACCAAGCtgtacaaagaaaggatgaagatGATGCACGATAAGCATATTCAAGAGAGAATTTTTAAACCCGGATATGTCATGTTGATGTATAATTCAAGATTGAAATTATTTCCGGGTAAGCTGAAGTCTAGATGGTCGGGACAATTTAGAGGAGTGCAAGTATTCTCAAGTGGAGCTGTAGAAATTGAATTCGGGGATGGAACGAACAGGTTTAGAGTCAATGGACAAAGTTTGAAACATTACCTTAGCATGGATGAGGAAAAGGTTGTATTGGTGATTCATTTGAAAGAGCCTCAAATGTTGAGTGAACCTTGAGTTCGATTGCCTGCGTCGTGCTGCGATCTTAAATCAAACACTTCGTGGGATGCAGCCCATTGTAATTTTGTATTCGTCATGCCGTGAAGTTAACTAATGCGCTCGTTAGGAGGAAACCCAATTCGTAGCTTATTTTAGCTTAACTagaattttgtttttgtttttaggcACTAACAAGTTCTTTAAGTTAAATCTTGGTGTTTGAACAGGCATTGGAGCACTTTGGGAGGTCATAACGCTTGGAGTAGTTCACAAAATTGAATGAAAACTACCTGAGCACGCTCCGTACCTCGCCAagcgaggcaaaaatcacgtgaaaTAGCAGGCATCGTGCGCTCTAAAGCGTCCTGGACCTCGCTGCCTACCTCGCGCCGCAAAGTCTGTAGCGCAATGGACTGGGTTGTATCCCTCGCATCGCCCAATCTCTGGCTCGCTTCCCACCTCGCGTCACCTGGCCTGTA
It encodes the following:
- the LOC142173663 gene encoding uncharacterized protein LOC142173663, which produces MEMLKQIQVNIPLIDALREIPDYAKMMKDLMSRKFNFQDLETVTLAQTCSVIMTRPIAENLSDPGSFTIPCTIGSYAFAKALCDLGVSINFMPLLIYKRLGIGRARHTSMLLQLADQTVKRPSGILDDVLVQVGKFVFLADFVILECHVDVEILIILGRPFLATGRALIDCETRELKMRLNNKEIMFNVQKSMR